The following are from one region of the Cryptosporangium minutisporangium genome:
- a CDS encoding TIGR04222 domain-containing membrane protein produces MRTLAASGDTWGISGPAFLLTYVLFAALAIGATIVVRRALTRGPAPQTLLPLTDPMLVALLRGGPTLAVPTAIAALRSRHLVAAVPSGGIVASRPTAEGLGPVEAATLRAVASGRTRPWTILADGNVQAAISAAWFRLERDGLVPSARRRTYYRLAGLAPVPVLLLGIARFVAGVAGGKPVGVLTVLLATLFVVELVFLLVSPPLTTRAGRAAVRQEVRRHEHLRPSYRPAWGAYGSSGAAMGVALFGTASLTAADPAFAVAAGIPSAGATGSPHYSSDSSGSSCSSSSSCASSTLGGSSSSCSSSSSSCSSSSSSCSSSSSSSSSGSSCGG; encoded by the coding sequence ATGAGGACCCTCGCGGCCTCCGGTGACACCTGGGGCATCTCCGGCCCAGCGTTCCTGCTGACCTACGTCCTGTTCGCCGCGCTGGCGATCGGGGCGACGATCGTGGTCCGCCGCGCGCTCACCCGCGGTCCGGCCCCCCAGACGCTGCTCCCGCTCACCGATCCGATGCTGGTGGCCCTGCTCCGCGGTGGCCCCACCCTGGCCGTCCCGACCGCGATCGCCGCACTGCGGTCACGGCACCTGGTCGCCGCGGTACCCAGTGGTGGCATCGTCGCGAGCCGTCCGACGGCCGAAGGGCTGGGCCCAGTGGAGGCCGCCACCCTGCGGGCGGTCGCGTCCGGGCGCACTCGGCCGTGGACGATCCTGGCCGACGGGAACGTGCAGGCGGCGATCTCCGCGGCGTGGTTCCGGCTGGAGCGGGACGGGCTGGTCCCGTCGGCCCGGCGACGCACGTACTACCGCCTCGCCGGTCTGGCCCCGGTGCCGGTGCTGCTGCTCGGTATCGCGCGGTTCGTCGCCGGGGTGGCGGGTGGAAAGCCGGTGGGCGTCCTCACCGTGCTGCTGGCGACGCTGTTCGTCGTCGAGCTGGTGTTCCTGCTGGTCAGTCCGCCGCTCACGACCCGTGCCGGCCGCGCGGCGGTGCGGCAGGAGGTCCGGCGCCACGAGCACCTGCGGCCCTCGTACCGCCCGGCCTGGGGTGCCTATGGCTCCTCCGGAGCGGCGATGGGCGTCGCGCTGTTCGGCACCGCGTCGTTGACCGCGGCCGACCCGGCGTTCGCGGTGGCGGCCGGCATCCCGAGCGCTGGTGCGACCGGCTCACCGCACTACTCGTCGGACAGCTCGGGATCCTCGTGCAGCAGTTCGTCGTCGTGCGCCAGTTCGACGTTGGGCGGCAGCTCTTCGTCCTGCAGCAGCAGTTCGTCATCGTGCAGTAGCAGTTCGTCGTCGTGCAGTAGCAGTTCGTCGTCGTCCTCGAGCGGATCGAGCTGCGGCGGCTGA
- the ftsY gene encoding signal recognition particle-docking protein FtsY — MEYLILGAVLLVVLIGAGVGLLVPRRRGRIDLPPVTPGQVADEVSGGTDTLAPPVEEAPVREPEAVPEAPPTPALEVPEPTAGRLVRLRSRLARSQNALGRGLLTLLSRDHLDEDDWEEVEDALLTADVGVAATTEIVERLRERTRVLGTRTPDDLRKLLAEELIAAIGADVDRSLRTLPHEDRPAVVLMVGVNGVGKTTTCGKVARVLVADGRTVLLGAADTFRAAAADQLQTWGERVGAETVRGAEGADPASVAFDAVRQGIAAKVDTVLVDTAGRLQNKVGLMDELGKVKRVIEKHGPVDETLLVLDATTGQNGLAQARVFTQVVDVTGVVLTKLDGTAKGGIVIAVQRDLGIPVKLIGLGEGPDDLAPFEPAAFVDALLGEAA, encoded by the coding sequence ATGGAGTACCTGATCCTCGGTGCAGTCCTGCTCGTCGTGCTGATCGGCGCGGGCGTCGGGCTGCTCGTTCCCCGCCGTCGTGGCCGGATCGACCTTCCGCCGGTGACCCCGGGCCAGGTCGCCGACGAGGTCTCCGGTGGCACCGACACGCTGGCCCCGCCGGTCGAAGAAGCGCCCGTCCGGGAACCCGAAGCCGTGCCGGAGGCGCCGCCGACGCCGGCCCTCGAGGTGCCGGAGCCGACGGCCGGGCGGCTGGTGCGGCTGCGCTCGCGCCTCGCGCGCTCGCAGAACGCGCTCGGACGCGGGCTGCTCACCCTCCTCTCCCGTGACCACCTCGACGAGGACGACTGGGAAGAGGTCGAAGACGCGCTGCTCACCGCGGACGTCGGGGTGGCCGCCACCACCGAGATCGTCGAGCGGCTGCGGGAGCGGACCCGGGTCCTGGGCACCCGCACCCCGGACGACCTGCGGAAGCTGCTCGCCGAGGAGCTGATCGCGGCGATCGGCGCGGACGTCGACCGCTCGCTGCGCACGCTGCCCCACGAAGACCGGCCCGCGGTCGTGCTGATGGTGGGCGTCAACGGCGTCGGTAAGACCACCACCTGCGGAAAGGTCGCTCGCGTCCTGGTCGCCGACGGGCGTACCGTGCTGCTCGGCGCGGCCGACACGTTCCGTGCCGCCGCCGCCGATCAGCTGCAGACCTGGGGCGAGCGAGTGGGTGCCGAGACGGTGCGCGGTGCGGAGGGTGCCGACCCCGCTTCGGTGGCGTTCGACGCCGTTCGCCAGGGAATTGCGGCGAAGGTGGATACCGTGCTGGTAGACACCGCTGGCCGGTTGCAGAACAAGGTGGGTCTCATGGACGAGCTCGGCAAGGTCAAGCGGGTGATCGAGAAGCACGGGCCGGTCGACGAGACCCTGCTCGTCCTCGACGCCACCACGGGGCAGAACGGCCTGGCGCAGGCCCGGGTGTTCACCCAGGTCGTGGACGTCACCGGGGTGGTGCTCACCAAGCTGGACGGCACCGCCAAGGGCGGCATCGTGATCGCCGTCCAGCGCGACCTGGGCATCCCGGTCAAGCTGATCGGGCTCGGCGAAGGCCCGGACGACCTGGCTCCGTTCGAGCCGGCGGCGTTCGTCGACGCGCTCCTCGGCGAGGCGGCGTGA
- a CDS encoding aminoglycoside phosphotransferase family protein has translation MTQQEIPLEGGSVSTVVRVGDTVRRTAGPWTPAVHALLRHLEAVGFTGAPRAFGIDEKGREVLSYLDGETGEYPLKPHWTTDEALVTVATMLRLFHDAQAGFVPPPGTRWRSFGPPPPDTEVICHHDAAPHNVVWRPDGTLAMIDFDLSSPGARIYDVAYSAWTWVPLFSDRDSRTLGWRHPDRPRRLRLFADAYGLTPRDRARLVRTIRTRIVDHIEGIRRMAEAGEPAFVRIVQKGHLKRPVRDLRLIDHERHLLEHALR, from the coding sequence GTGACGCAACAAGAGATCCCGCTCGAGGGCGGCAGCGTCAGCACCGTCGTCCGGGTCGGTGACACCGTCCGGCGGACGGCCGGCCCCTGGACGCCTGCGGTGCACGCGCTGCTGCGGCACCTCGAGGCGGTCGGCTTCACCGGCGCGCCCCGCGCGTTCGGGATCGACGAGAAGGGCCGTGAGGTCCTCTCGTACCTCGACGGCGAGACCGGGGAGTACCCGCTCAAGCCGCACTGGACGACCGACGAGGCGCTGGTGACCGTGGCGACGATGCTGCGGCTGTTCCACGACGCCCAGGCGGGGTTCGTGCCGCCGCCGGGCACGCGGTGGCGCTCGTTCGGGCCGCCGCCGCCGGACACCGAGGTGATCTGCCACCACGACGCGGCGCCGCACAACGTCGTCTGGCGGCCGGACGGGACGCTGGCGATGATCGACTTCGACCTCTCGTCGCCGGGGGCCCGGATCTACGACGTCGCGTACTCGGCCTGGACCTGGGTGCCGCTCTTCTCCGATCGGGACTCGCGGACGCTCGGCTGGCGCCACCCCGACCGTCCGCGGCGGCTCCGGCTCTTCGCCGACGCGTACGGGCTGACGCCGCGCGACCGGGCCCGGCTGGTGCGGACGATCCGGACCCGGATCGTCGACCACATCGAGGGCATCCGGCGGATGGCGGAGGCCGGCGAGCCGGCGTTCGTGCGGATCGTGCAGAAGGGCCATCTCAAGCGTCCCGTGCGCGACCTACGGCTCATCGATCACGAACGGCATCTCCTGGAGCACGCTCTGCGTTAG
- a CDS encoding TIGR04222 domain-containing membrane protein — translation MRILAAPGDTWGIPGTTFLLGYAVLVGVSIWLAIALRRGVARGPAAESLLPVSDPFALALLTGGPLQAVQAAIAGLRARHLVTAAAGGGVAASRPPNNGLHPLENAVHRAIAGGRRHVWMLLADDRVRSAVGTVRKDLEQAGLVLTGPQRVTYRLLGLLPAPVLLLGAVRFLDGAAAGKPVGYLTMLLIVVIVVQIMLLLSGPPEKTRAGKEAVRSEIRRHDHLKPELNPSWGAYGAVGAAMGVALFGTAALYAADPAFAAESEIRRAAAAGSSSSSSSGTGDSGSSCSSSSSCSSGSSCGGGGCGGGGCGG, via the coding sequence ATGAGAATCCTCGCGGCTCCTGGTGACACCTGGGGCATTCCCGGGACAACGTTCCTGCTCGGGTACGCCGTTCTCGTCGGTGTCTCGATCTGGCTGGCGATCGCGCTGCGTCGCGGTGTCGCCCGCGGCCCGGCGGCCGAGAGCCTGCTCCCGGTGTCCGATCCGTTCGCGCTCGCGTTGCTGACCGGCGGCCCGCTGCAGGCCGTCCAGGCGGCGATCGCCGGGCTACGGGCCCGCCACCTGGTCACCGCCGCAGCCGGTGGTGGCGTCGCCGCGAGCCGGCCGCCGAACAACGGGCTGCACCCGCTGGAGAACGCCGTCCACCGCGCGATCGCCGGCGGCCGCAGGCACGTCTGGATGCTGCTCGCCGACGACCGGGTCCGGAGTGCGGTCGGCACCGTACGCAAGGATCTGGAGCAGGCGGGGCTGGTGCTCACCGGCCCGCAGCGGGTGACCTACCGGCTACTGGGACTGCTCCCGGCGCCGGTGCTGCTGCTCGGCGCGGTCCGGTTCTTGGACGGCGCGGCCGCGGGCAAGCCGGTCGGCTACCTCACGATGCTGCTGATCGTGGTGATCGTGGTCCAGATCATGTTGCTGCTCAGCGGCCCCCCGGAGAAGACGCGGGCCGGCAAGGAGGCGGTGCGCAGCGAGATCCGTCGCCACGACCACCTGAAGCCCGAACTCAACCCGTCGTGGGGCGCGTACGGCGCGGTCGGCGCCGCGATGGGCGTCGCGCTGTTCGGTACCGCGGCGCTCTACGCCGCCGACCCCGCGTTCGCCGCCGAGTCGGAGATCCGGCGGGCGGCCGCGGCCGGCTCGTCCAGTTCGTCCAGCAGCGGTACCGGCGACTCCGGGTCGTCCTGCAGCAGCTCGTCGTCGTGTTCGAGCGGCTCGAGCTGCGGTGGCGGCGGCTGTGGCGGTGGAGGCTGCGGCGGATGA
- the smc gene encoding chromosome segregation protein SMC: MHLKSLTLRGFKSFASSTTLRFEPGITCVVGPNGSGKSNVVDAIAWVLGEQGAKALRGGKMEDVIFAGTAGRAPLGRAEVTLTIDNHDGALPIEYAEVSITRRLFRTGDSEYEINGDSCRLLDIQELLSDSGIGREMHVIVGQGQLDSVLQSRPEDRRGFIEEAAGVLKHRKRKEKALRKLDAMQANLTRLTDLTAELRRQLKPLGRQAEVARRAAGVQSALRDARLRLLADDLVTLRTALEQDVADEAAVRARRVQVEADLEADREREAQLDAAMAADAPVLARAQDTWYRLSALQERFRGLAQLADERLRYLSAEPEESRPTRDPEVLEQEAAVVRGQHEALTEALEADQERLAEATEARAEYERRAYDAERAHVAAMKAVADRREGFARLTGQVNALRTRATAAEDEIARLSASLGEARARTDVAQSELEVAQEAADGLDEGDTDLFARHAAAREELEVAEARVRELTQSERVAEREASEWKARQEALALGLSRKDGAGALLSAGDQVPGLLGGVAGLLSVEVGYEAALAAALGGLADAVAVASVDSAVDAIEWLRSADAGRATLLVAGGGDAADGPWPVLPDDARWAVDLVKVADDLRPAVRRALHQVACVPSVDAARALVSREPGVRAITPEGDVVGAVEAAGGAAKAQSTLEIQAAVDDARDRRAEAERRGERLRAQLEAARAEVDTRKETVRVVAAAQKEAETQRHQAERRIAELSTAARSARAEAERLAQGRLRAEEARDKDLEGLAALEERLRLAEETPLDDEPSTDERDELQTLASQARQNEMEVRLAVRTAEERVRSLAGRAESLERAAASERAARARAEAARAARALVAPVARAVSSGARVALAKIEVSLTAAAEERDAVAEARVAREAELTGVRARVRELAAELDRLTDAMHRDEVARAEQRMRIEQLEIKAADDFAIDVETLANEYGPQMPVPPTQAEIAEAERNGEPPPPALPYHRPTQEKRAAKAERDLQLLGKVNPLALEEFAALEERFKFLSTQLEDLKDTRRDLLTVVKEVDERIHEVFKSAFEDTAREFEVVFRTLFPGGEGRIFLTDPEDLLTTGVEVEARPPGKKVKRLSLLSGGERSLTAVALLVAIFRARPSPFYVMDEVEAALDDTNLGRLITLLEQLQESSQLIIITHQKRTMEIADALYGVAMRGDGITQVISQRLRDAVTA, encoded by the coding sequence GTGCACCTCAAAAGCCTCACGCTGAGGGGCTTCAAGTCCTTCGCTTCGTCGACGACCCTGCGGTTCGAGCCCGGCATCACGTGCGTCGTCGGGCCGAACGGTTCGGGCAAGTCCAACGTCGTCGATGCGATCGCCTGGGTGCTCGGCGAGCAGGGTGCGAAGGCGCTGCGGGGCGGCAAGATGGAAGACGTCATCTTCGCCGGTACCGCGGGTCGCGCGCCGCTCGGGCGGGCTGAGGTCACGCTGACGATCGACAACCACGATGGTGCGTTGCCGATCGAGTACGCCGAGGTGTCGATCACCCGGCGCCTGTTCCGTACCGGCGACTCCGAGTACGAGATCAACGGCGATTCGTGCCGTCTGCTCGACATCCAGGAGTTGCTCTCGGACTCGGGTATCGGCCGGGAGATGCACGTCATCGTCGGCCAGGGGCAGCTGGACAGCGTCCTCCAGTCGCGCCCGGAAGACCGTCGCGGGTTCATCGAGGAAGCCGCCGGCGTCTTGAAGCACCGCAAACGCAAGGAAAAAGCACTGCGGAAGCTCGACGCCATGCAGGCGAACCTCACCCGCCTCACCGACCTCACCGCCGAGCTGCGCCGTCAGCTCAAGCCGTTGGGGCGTCAGGCCGAGGTCGCCCGCCGGGCCGCCGGTGTCCAATCCGCCCTGCGGGACGCGCGGCTGCGGCTGCTCGCCGACGACCTGGTCACCCTGCGCACGGCGCTGGAGCAGGACGTCGCCGACGAGGCCGCGGTCCGGGCCCGGCGGGTGCAGGTCGAGGCCGATCTGGAGGCCGACCGCGAGCGGGAGGCCCAACTGGACGCCGCGATGGCGGCCGACGCCCCGGTGCTCGCCCGTGCGCAGGACACCTGGTACCGGCTGTCCGCGTTGCAGGAGCGTTTCCGCGGGTTGGCGCAGCTCGCCGACGAACGTCTGCGGTACCTCTCGGCCGAGCCGGAGGAGAGCCGCCCGACCCGCGACCCGGAGGTGCTCGAACAGGAAGCCGCCGTGGTCCGGGGGCAGCACGAGGCGCTCACCGAGGCGCTGGAGGCCGATCAGGAGCGTCTGGCCGAGGCGACCGAGGCCCGGGCCGAGTACGAGCGGCGGGCCTACGACGCCGAGCGCGCCCACGTCGCCGCGATGAAGGCGGTCGCCGACCGCCGGGAAGGCTTCGCGCGGCTGACCGGCCAGGTCAACGCGTTGCGCACCAGGGCAACCGCGGCCGAGGACGAGATCGCCCGGCTCTCCGCGTCGTTGGGCGAGGCCCGGGCGCGGACCGACGTCGCACAGTCCGAATTGGAGGTCGCCCAGGAGGCCGCCGACGGGCTGGACGAGGGCGACACCGACCTGTTCGCCCGGCACGCCGCCGCCCGCGAGGAGCTGGAGGTCGCCGAGGCGCGGGTCCGTGAGCTCACCCAGAGCGAGCGGGTCGCCGAGCGCGAGGCGTCGGAGTGGAAGGCCCGCCAGGAAGCGCTGGCCCTCGGACTGTCCCGGAAGGACGGCGCGGGTGCCCTGCTGTCCGCCGGTGACCAGGTGCCCGGACTGCTCGGCGGCGTCGCCGGGCTGCTCAGCGTCGAAGTGGGGTACGAGGCGGCGCTCGCCGCGGCGCTCGGTGGACTCGCCGATGCGGTCGCGGTGGCGTCGGTGGACAGCGCTGTGGACGCGATCGAGTGGCTGCGGTCGGCAGACGCCGGCCGGGCCACGCTGCTGGTGGCCGGCGGCGGCGACGCCGCGGACGGCCCGTGGCCGGTCCTGCCGGACGACGCCCGATGGGCGGTCGACCTGGTCAAGGTCGCCGACGACCTGCGTCCCGCGGTCCGGCGCGCGCTCCACCAGGTCGCGTGCGTTCCGTCGGTGGACGCGGCCCGCGCGCTGGTGTCCCGCGAACCGGGCGTCCGTGCGATCACGCCCGAGGGCGACGTCGTGGGCGCGGTCGAGGCGGCGGGCGGCGCGGCCAAGGCGCAGAGCACGCTGGAGATCCAGGCGGCGGTGGACGACGCCCGCGACCGCCGGGCCGAGGCCGAACGCCGGGGCGAGCGGCTGCGCGCCCAGCTGGAGGCCGCCCGCGCCGAGGTGGACACCCGTAAGGAGACCGTGCGGGTGGTGGCGGCGGCCCAGAAGGAGGCCGAGACCCAGCGCCACCAGGCCGAGCGGCGGATCGCCGAGCTGTCGACCGCCGCCCGGTCGGCGCGTGCCGAGGCCGAGCGGCTCGCGCAGGGAAGGTTGCGCGCCGAGGAGGCGCGGGACAAGGATTTGGAGGGCCTCGCGGCGCTGGAGGAGCGGCTCCGGCTGGCCGAGGAGACGCCGCTCGACGACGAGCCGTCCACCGACGAGCGGGACGAGCTGCAGACGCTGGCGAGCCAGGCCCGGCAGAACGAGATGGAGGTGCGGCTGGCCGTCCGCACCGCCGAGGAGCGGGTGCGGTCGCTGGCCGGCCGGGCGGAGTCGCTGGAGCGGGCCGCGGCATCGGAGCGCGCGGCCAGGGCCCGGGCCGAAGCGGCGCGCGCCGCCCGTGCCCTGGTCGCCCCGGTGGCGCGCGCGGTCTCGTCCGGAGCCCGGGTCGCGCTGGCGAAGATCGAGGTGTCGCTGACCGCCGCTGCCGAGGAGCGGGACGCGGTGGCCGAGGCGCGGGTGGCGCGCGAGGCCGAGCTGACCGGCGTCCGGGCGCGGGTGCGGGAGCTGGCCGCCGAGCTCGACCGGCTCACCGACGCCATGCACCGGGACGAGGTGGCCCGCGCCGAGCAGCGGATGCGGATCGAGCAGCTGGAGATCAAGGCCGCCGACGACTTCGCGATCGACGTCGAGACGCTGGCGAACGAGTACGGGCCGCAGATGCCGGTGCCGCCGACCCAGGCCGAGATCGCCGAGGCCGAGCGGAACGGCGAGCCGCCACCGCCCGCGCTGCCGTACCACCGGCCGACGCAGGAGAAGCGGGCCGCGAAGGCCGAGCGCGACCTCCAGTTGCTCGGCAAGGTCAACCCGCTGGCGCTGGAGGAGTTCGCGGCGCTGGAGGAGCGGTTCAAGTTCCTCAGCACGCAGCTGGAAGACCTCAAGGACACCCGTCGGGATCTGCTGACCGTGGTGAAAGAGGTCGACGAGCGGATCCACGAAGTCTTCAAGAGCGCGTTCGAGGACACCGCGCGAGAGTTCGAGGTGGTGTTCCGGACGCTGTTCCCCGGCGGCGAGGGGCGCATCTTCCTCACCGACCCGGAGGATCTGCTGACCACCGGCGTCGAGGTGGAGGCGCGGCCGCCGGGCAAGAAGGTCAAGCGGCTGTCGCTGCTCTCCGGTGGGGAGCGCTCGCTGACTGCGGTGGCGCTGTTGGTGGCGATCTTCCGGGCCCGGCCCTCGCCGTTCTACGTGATGGACGAGGTCGAGGCGGCGCTCGACGACACCAACCTGGGGCGGTTGATCACGCTGCTGGAGCAGTTGCAGGAGTCCAGCCAGCTGATCATCATCACGCACCAGAAGCGAACGATGGAGATCGCCGACGCGCTTTACGGCGTCGCGATGCGCGGCGATGGGATCACGCAGGTGATCAGCCAGCGCCTCCGCGATGCGGTGACCGCTTAG
- a CDS encoding alkaline phosphatase D family protein, whose protein sequence is MAELVLGPLLRHVTDTSVTVWVETDVPCEVDVLGRTARTFSVHGHHYALVIVDELEPGTVQPYEVKLDETVVWPEPHSSYPPSVLRTLAPDRAQRLIFGSCRHATPSALETLGYEPDALDTYAQRMAFEDPSRWPDAVLLLGDQVYADKTSPKTQEFIKSRRSIDAPPFLEVADFEEYTALYQESWTDPDIRWLLANVPSAMIFDDHDIRDDWNTSYEWRRDIEQTSWWHSRIVGGLTSYWVYQHLGNLSPADLALDPMWLAVRAAGDAGVDAGELLERLAVMSDAEVDGAPDAGVRWSYRTDYGRTRLIVVDTRCGRVLTKDERAMMSDAEFEWLAEQLDGDYDHLLVASTLPWLLPWAIHHMEAWNEALCAGSRGPRLAKFGEVVRRAADLEHWAAFAESFERLGQLLAEVSRGERGPRPASIAVLSGDVHHAYVAKATFDPPGEVPVYQLVVSPVHQTVPGAIKIGFTVGWSRLAAAVARPMARWAKAPRSKVRWTRLSGPFYGNELGTLVIEGRVARFSLERALRTPGSAPRLSTVNQTPLSWRDHATGDPVAPFPARAELN, encoded by the coding sequence ATGGCTGAGCTCGTACTGGGTCCGTTGCTCCGGCACGTCACCGACACCAGCGTCACGGTGTGGGTGGAGACCGACGTGCCCTGCGAGGTCGACGTACTGGGCCGGACCGCGCGGACGTTCAGCGTCCACGGCCACCACTACGCGCTGGTCATCGTGGACGAGCTGGAGCCGGGGACCGTGCAGCCGTACGAGGTGAAGCTCGACGAGACGGTCGTCTGGCCGGAGCCGCACTCCAGCTACCCGCCCTCGGTGCTCCGCACGCTGGCGCCGGACCGGGCCCAGCGGCTGATCTTCGGCTCCTGCCGGCACGCCACGCCGAGCGCGCTGGAGACCCTCGGCTACGAGCCGGACGCGCTGGACACCTACGCGCAGCGCATGGCGTTCGAGGACCCGAGCCGGTGGCCGGATGCCGTCCTCCTGCTGGGCGACCAGGTGTACGCCGACAAGACCTCTCCGAAGACCCAGGAGTTCATCAAGTCGCGCCGTTCGATCGACGCTCCGCCGTTCCTGGAGGTCGCCGACTTCGAGGAGTACACCGCGCTCTACCAGGAATCCTGGACCGACCCGGACATCCGCTGGCTCCTGGCCAACGTCCCGAGCGCGATGATCTTCGACGACCACGACATCCGGGACGACTGGAACACCTCGTACGAGTGGCGGCGGGACATCGAACAGACGTCGTGGTGGCACTCGCGGATCGTCGGCGGGCTCACCAGCTACTGGGTGTACCAGCATTTAGGGAATCTTTCCCCCGCCGACCTGGCCCTCGACCCGATGTGGCTCGCCGTACGGGCGGCGGGTGACGCCGGGGTGGACGCCGGTGAGCTGCTCGAGCGGCTGGCGGTGATGTCGGACGCGGAGGTCGACGGCGCGCCCGACGCCGGCGTGCGCTGGAGCTACCGGACCGACTACGGCCGCACCCGGCTCATCGTCGTCGACACCCGGTGCGGGCGCGTCCTGACCAAGGACGAGCGGGCGATGATGAGCGACGCCGAGTTCGAGTGGCTCGCCGAGCAGCTGGACGGGGACTACGACCACCTCCTGGTGGCGTCCACGCTGCCGTGGCTGCTGCCGTGGGCGATCCACCACATGGAGGCCTGGAACGAGGCGCTCTGCGCGGGCAGTCGCGGGCCGCGGCTCGCCAAGTTCGGCGAGGTCGTCCGGCGCGCCGCCGACCTGGAGCACTGGGCCGCGTTCGCCGAGTCGTTCGAACGGCTGGGGCAGCTGCTGGCCGAGGTCTCCCGGGGCGAGCGCGGGCCGCGTCCGGCGAGCATCGCGGTGCTCTCCGGCGACGTCCACCACGCGTACGTCGCGAAGGCCACGTTCGATCCGCCCGGGGAGGTGCCGGTGTACCAGCTGGTCGTCTCACCGGTGCACCAAACCGTGCCGGGCGCCATCAAGATCGGCTTCACCGTGGGCTGGAGTCGCCTGGCGGCGGCGGTGGCGCGGCCGATGGCGCGGTGGGCCAAGGCACCGCGGTCGAAGGTGCGCTGGACCCGGCTGTCCGGGCCGTTCTACGGCAACGAACTCGGGACGCTGGTGATCGAGGGGCGGGTCGCGCGCTTCAGCCTGGAACGCGCGCTCCGGACGCCCGGCAGTGCGCCGCGGCTCTCGACGGTGAACCAGACACCGCTGTCCTGGCGGGACCACGCGACCGGCGACCCGGTCGCCCCCTTCCCCGCCCGCGCCGAGCTCAACTGA
- a CDS encoding DUF692 domain-containing protein: MTSALSRLPDLGVGVGWRPEIAGVVADLPDLRFCEVVAEGIHTHVPLSGPLATLRERGVTVVPHGVRLSLGGAEPVAPERVRHLAECAALLDAPLVSEHIAFVRAGDLEAGHLLPVPRTRAAVDALAANYARTRDGLGDVPLALEPIAALFDWPDDEYDEADFLTAVLDRTGALLLLDVANVYANAQNRGQDPIALLDRLPLDRVAYVHVAGGREAEGLYHDTHTDPVPQPVLDLVTALAERATPAGWLLERDGDYPPAEVLRGELAAITGAVAAGTRAAGVR, translated from the coding sequence ATGACGAGTGCGCTGAGCAGGCTTCCCGACCTCGGCGTCGGCGTCGGTTGGCGTCCGGAGATCGCCGGCGTCGTCGCGGATCTGCCGGACCTCCGGTTCTGCGAGGTCGTCGCCGAGGGGATCCACACCCACGTGCCGCTCTCCGGCCCGCTCGCGACGCTGCGGGAGCGCGGCGTGACGGTCGTGCCGCATGGCGTCCGGCTCTCGCTCGGTGGCGCGGAGCCGGTGGCGCCGGAGCGCGTGCGGCATCTCGCCGAGTGCGCCGCGCTGCTGGACGCACCGCTGGTCAGCGAGCACATCGCGTTCGTGCGGGCCGGTGACCTGGAGGCCGGGCACCTGCTGCCGGTGCCCCGCACCCGGGCCGCGGTGGACGCGCTGGCAGCGAACTACGCGCGGACGCGGGACGGTCTGGGGGACGTGCCGCTGGCGCTGGAGCCGATCGCGGCGCTGTTCGACTGGCCGGACGACGAGTACGACGAGGCCGACTTCCTCACCGCGGTGCTGGACCGGACCGGCGCGCTGCTGCTGCTCGACGTCGCGAACGTCTACGCGAACGCGCAGAACCGCGGCCAGGACCCGATCGCGCTGCTCGACCGGTTACCACTCGACCGGGTCGCGTACGTGCACGTGGCGGGTGGGCGGGAGGCCGAGGGGCTGTACCACGACACGCACACCGATCCGGTGCCGCAGCCGGTGCTCGACCTGGTGACCGCGCTGGCCGAGCGGGCGACGCCGGCCGGGTGGCTGCTGGAGCGGGACGGCGACTACCCGCCGGCGGAGGTGCTGCGCGGGGAGCTCGCCGCGATCACGGGCGCGGTCGCGGCGGGAACCCGCGCGGCAGGCGTCCGATGA